From Salvelinus fontinalis isolate EN_2023a chromosome 30, ASM2944872v1, whole genome shotgun sequence, one genomic window encodes:
- the LOC129828623 gene encoding inward rectifier potassium channel 2-like, whose translation MGSVRANRYSIVSTEENGMKLATVAVPNGYGNGKGKVHTRHQPQSRFVKKDGHCNVQFINVSEKGQRYLADIFTTCVDIRWRWMFVIFCLAFLLSWLFFGCVFWLVAIFHGDLENNSQKCVSNVSSFTAAFLFSIETQTTIGYGYRYVTDECPVAVFTVVFQSIVGCIIDAFIIGAVMAKMAKPKKRNETLVFSHNATVAMRDNKLCLMWRVGNLRKSHLVEAHVRAHLLKSRTTAEGEFIPLDQMDIDVGFDSGVDRIFLVTPITIVHEIDEDSPFYNMSKQELETSEFEIVVILEGMVEATAMTTQCRSSYLASEILWGHRFEPVLFEEKSYYKVDYSRFHKTYEVPSTPLCSARDLAEKKYILSSSNSFCYENEVALTNKEEMDEGNGGSVGPDVTQTDNMSDSEHQQATVPLESRPLRRESEI comes from the coding sequence ATGGGAAGTGTGCGAGCCAACCGCTACAGCATAGTGTCAACCGAGGAGAACGGTATGAAGTTGGCCACCGTGGCAGTGCCCAACGGGTATGGGAATGGCAAGGGCAAGGTGCACACGCGGCACCAACCCCAGAGCCGCTTCGTCAAGAAGGACGGTCACTGCAATGTGCAGTTCATCAATGTGTCCGAGAAAGGCCAACGTTACCTCGCCGACATCTTCACGACATGCGTAGACATCCGCTGGCGGTGGATGTTTGTCATCTTCTGCCTTGCCTTCCTCCTGTCGTGGCTGTTCTTCGGCTGCGTCTTCTGGCTGGTCGCCATCTTCCACGGGGACTTGGAGAACAACTCCCAGAAGTGCGTCTCCAACGTGAGCAGTTTCACTGCAGCCTTCCTGTTTTCCATCGAGACCCAGACCACCATCGGCTACGGCTACCGCTACGTCACCGACGAGTGTCCCGTGGCGGTCTTCACGGTGGTCTTCCAGAGCATTGTGGGCTGTATCATCGACGCCTTCATCATCGGCGCCGTCATGGCCAAGATGGCCAAGCCCAAGAAGAGGAACGAGACGCTGGTGTTCAGCCACAACGCTACAGTGGCCATGAGGGACAACAAGCTGTGTCTGATGTGGCGCGTGGGCAACCTGAGAAAAAGCCACCTGGTAGAGGCCCACGTGCGTGCCCACCTCCTCAAGTCACGCACCACGGCAGAGGGGGAGTTCATCCCTCTGGACCAGATGGACATTGATGTGGGCTTCGACAGCGGAGTCGACCGTATCTTCCTGGTGACGCCCATCACCATCGTCCACGAGATCGACGAGGACAGCCCATTCTATAACATGAGCAAGCAAGAGCTGGAGACGTCCGAGTTCGAGATCGTGGTGATCCTGGAAGGGATGGTGGAGGCCACGGCCATGACCACCCAGTGCCGCAGCTCCTACCTGGCCAGCGAGATCCTGTGGGGCCACCGCTTCGAGCCGGTGCTCTTCGAGGAGAAGAGCTACTACAAGGTGGACTACTCTCGTTTTCATAAGACTTATGAGGTTCCCAGCACCCCGCTGTGCAGCGCCAGAGACCTGGCCGAGAAAAAATACATCCTGTCCAGCTCCAACTCCTTCTGTTACGAGAACGAGGTGGCGCTGACTAACAAAGAGGAGATGGACGAGGGGAACGGGGGTAGCGTGGGCCCAGATGTAACCCAGACAGACAATATGTCAGACTCAGAGCATCAGCAGGCCACTGTGCCACTAGAGTCCAGGCCCCTGAGACGAGAATCTGAAATTTGA